The Bradyrhizobium sp. CCBAU 051011 DNA segment TGGTTGGCAAGCGCCTTCACTTCGGATGCGACCACCGCAAAGCCGCGGCCGGAATCGCCGGCGCGCGCCGCTTCGATGGTGGCGTTCAGTGCAAGCAGGTTGGTTTGCGCCGCGATCGAGTGGATCAGCTTGACCACTTCGCCGATCTTCTCCGCGCCGGTCGAGAGCGCGCCGACAGTGGCGTTGGTGCGCTGGGCGTCGTTGACCGCCTTGGTGGCGATCTCGCTGGAGCGCGCCACCTGACGCGAAATTTCCGTGACCGAGCTGGAGAGCTCTTCCGCGGCCGACGCGACCGTGCCGACATTGTCGGATGAACGCTGCGAGGCTGCGTCGACGGTCGCTGCGCGCGCGCTGGCGTCGCTGGCGGTCGCCGTCATCGACTGCGCGGTAGACTGCATGCCCGCTGCCGCTGTCGAAACCGAGCGAACGATGCCGGTGACGCTGCGTTCGAAGTCGCTGGCGATATTCGCCATCGCCGCGCGGCGCTCGGCCTCGGCGCGCGTCTGCACCTCGGCTTCCTTCTGTTCGAGCCCGCGGATGCGCACCGCGTTGTCTTTGAAGATCTGCACGGTCGCGGCCATCGCGCCGATCTCGTCGCCGCGGCCGGTGCCGGGAATTTCACCATCGAGCCGGCCCTCGGCGAGCTCCTGCATGCGGGCGCCGAGCTGGGCCAGCGGCTTCGAAATGCTGCGGCCGATCATCCAGGCGATGCTGCCCGCCACCAGCGCGATGCCGAGAATGGCAAGCCCGAGCACGAGCGCAATCGGCTTCATCTTGGTGTCGAGATCGTCGAGATAGGCGCCGGTGCCGACAAACATGTTCCAACCGGGGATCGGAACCACGTAGGAGAATTTGCGGATCAGCGCTTCCTCTCCGGGTTTGCGGAATTCGTAGCGCAGCATGAATTCGCCGTTCGCCGCGACGCCGTCGCGCAGTTCGCGCACCAGCTTGCGGCCACCGGTGTCGATATCCATGCGGTTCTGGCCGATCTGGCTGGGAACCGGCGCCAGCACGGCGACACCATCCATGGTGTAGGCGAACACGTAGCCATTGCCGTTGTCGAAGGTCAGCGTATTGCCCCGCTTGCTGAACTCGGCGATCGCCGCTTCCTTGGTCATCTGGCCCGCGGCAACCTGCTTCTGCAGGCCGAGCGCCATGTTGCGCGCCATGTCGACGATCGCTTTGGTCTGCTCGACGCGCGCATTGAGCATCTCACGCTGCATCAGATAGCCTGCGAGCACGCCGGCGGCGGAGAGACCGAGCAGGGTCACGCCCACGAGAATACCCAGCTTGGGGGTGATCTTGAGATTGGTCAGCTTCACGGGGATCTCCGGAAATAGGCGCGTGGCACGCGATTGGCCGATTGATTTGGCGCATTCTATCGTGAGACCCTTTAGCGCTTTGTTACGAAGGTCAGCGGAAATCCGCCGGGAAAGCAGTGTTTCCAATGCAAGAGCAACCGGCGATTGTAGCCTGAGCGGGTCAGGTCGCGTAAAAGGTGAAGTTGCGTCAGACAAGAACGTGGCGGCGCCCGCCGCCTCAAACCAACACCGA contains these protein-coding regions:
- a CDS encoding methyl-accepting chemotaxis protein; this translates as MKLTNLKITPKLGILVGVTLLGLSAAGVLAGYLMQREMLNARVEQTKAIVDMARNMALGLQKQVAAGQMTKEAAIAEFSKRGNTLTFDNGNGYVFAYTMDGVAVLAPVPSQIGQNRMDIDTGGRKLVRELRDGVAANGEFMLRYEFRKPGEEALIRKFSYVVPIPGWNMFVGTGAYLDDLDTKMKPIALVLGLAILGIALVAGSIAWMIGRSISKPLAQLGARMQELAEGRLDGEIPGTGRGDEIGAMAATVQIFKDNAVRIRGLEQKEAEVQTRAEAERRAAMANIASDFERSVTGIVRSVSTAAAGMQSTAQSMTATASDASARAATVDAASQRSSDNVGTVASAAEELSSSVTEISRQVARSSEIATKAVNDAQRTNATVGALSTGAEKIGEVVKLIHSIAAQTNLLALNATIEAARAGDSGRGFAVVASEVKALANQTAKATEEISSQVAAMQASTSEAVASIGGISETIAQMSEITVSISTAVEQQGGATREIARNIQSVAAGSNEISAHIGGVTTAAAATGKAASEVLASARELDTQSGMLRSAVDEFLGKVRAA